The DNA region TCGACCTGCGAGCTGTTGATGAACAGCCCGCCGTTGTCGTAGGTGAATTCGCTCCAGTCGAACAGGATGTCGCGGTTCGGGTCGCCGTCGGCCCACGGCGCGGGCTGTACCAGGCCGTCCGGGGTGAGGAAGAACTTGATCTTCTGCCCGAAGGACATGTAGACCCGGCCCGAGAGCATGCGCGGGATCCGCAGCGTGGTCGAGCCGCCGTTGCCGGGGCCCGCGATCGAGACGTCCGGCGCCGGGCTCGGCGGGTTCGAGCCCGCCGGCCACGGGGTAAAGGCGCCGGCGGCGTTGACATAGCCCAGCTTGCCGGTGTTGAGGTTCGTGCCGAGCACGTAGAGGTGGACCGCGTCGGTGCGGTTCGAATTGTTCGTCACGGTCAGCGGCAGCGGATCGGGCCCCGCGGCGGTCGCGGTGGGCGCGGAAAGCGCCGAAACACCGGTGACCAGGGGAGGGCGACCGCCAACGCGGTCAAAACGCGCCGGATTTTCTTGCGGATGCGCACAGTTCACTCCTCGGCGGAATCCCGCCGCGGAGCGTGGACGCGCCGCGGCGGTGCTTGCGGATGTCGGCCGGGGGCGCGTTCCCGGCCTGGGCGTGACCTTGGCGAGGGGTCTCAGCACGGGAAGTTACGTCGCGGGACGCCGATATGTCCAGACCACTGGTGGGAATCTGTCCGGTTTTCCGCCGGGACGGACAATTCGTGGCGGACCTTCGTCGATTGAGGTGGCCGGGTTCCTCGACTACCGTTGTCCGGGTTCCGTCCTGGACCCCGGCGGCCGGGTTTTCTCATCCGTGGGGAGCGGGACATGAGCGACGAGTTTCCGATGCGAAGAACCGGCGGCGAGACGTGGATTTCCGCCGCGGGCTGGGACAGCCTCGCCAAGGCCGCGGCGGACGGCGAGCCGCGCGGCATGGACGACCTCATGTCCGCCGTTGCGGTCTGGGCAAGGCAGTACTCCGACAGCCGCCTCGGTGGCCGCGAGCTGACCTATCTCGAACCGGCAGACGTCGCGCAGGAGATCTGCCTCGCGGTACTGGTCGCCGTCCCCGGATACGGCCTGCGCGGCGGTTCGTTCCTGTTCCTCCTGCGCGCCATCGCGGCGAACAAGGTCGCCGACGTGTTCCGGAAGGCGGCGCGGAGCAAGCAGGTGCTGACCGGCGAACTCCCCGAACGCCCGGCCGGGGCCGCCGACGAACCGGAGCAGCGCGCGCTGCGGACCGACCTCGGGGTCCGGCTCGGCAGGTTGATGCGGACGCTGCCCGTCTCCCACCGCGA from Amycolatopsis sp. EV170708-02-1 includes:
- a CDS encoding sigma-70 family RNA polymerase sigma factor → MSDEFPMRRTGGETWISAAGWDSLAKAAADGEPRGMDDLMSAVAVWARQYSDSRLGGRELTYLEPADVAQEICLAVLVAVPGYGLRGGSFLFLLRAIAANKVADVFRKAARSKQVLTGELPERPAGAADEPEQRALRTDLGVRLGRLMRTLPVSHREVLGMRVIGELTSNETAAALGTTSSRVRVTKHRAISRLRACAQRQDALS